A single region of the Marinobacter nanhaiticus D15-8W genome encodes:
- a CDS encoding ABC transporter ATP-binding protein, whose protein sequence is MACVELKKINKTFGQEEIIHDIDLRVEDGEFVVFVGPSGCGKSTLLRLVAGLEEITAGTLEIDGETVNELSPKERGVGMVFQSYALYPHMNVFENIAFGLKLGKAGKGKIREWVEKTAEILQLQDLLHRKPRELSGGQRQRVAIGRAMAREPRIMLFDEPLSNLDASLRVQMRTEIAKLHARLRSTMIYVTHDQVEAMTLADKIVVLNKGNIEQVGTPFDLYENPESLFVAGFIGSPKMNLLKGRLAQPGKELSEVALEGIGQVRCACDSSRLQADAPVTLGVRPEHMQLRKPGADEQGLEVINVEYLGNEAYVYLAIPNAAEPLVVRQPVPCPVTEGQYLLPDVKPECAHLFDAEGRYLRRTRAPSPDETAMSDISASAGQ, encoded by the coding sequence ATGGCTTGTGTAGAACTCAAGAAGATCAACAAGACGTTCGGCCAGGAAGAGATCATCCATGACATCGACCTGCGCGTGGAGGATGGGGAATTCGTCGTGTTCGTAGGGCCCTCCGGCTGCGGCAAGTCGACCCTGCTGCGGCTGGTCGCCGGACTTGAGGAAATTACCGCCGGCACCCTGGAAATCGACGGCGAGACGGTCAACGAGCTGTCGCCGAAGGAGCGGGGCGTGGGCATGGTGTTCCAGTCCTACGCGCTCTACCCGCATATGAACGTGTTCGAGAACATTGCCTTCGGCCTCAAGCTGGGCAAGGCCGGCAAGGGCAAGATTCGCGAGTGGGTGGAGAAGACCGCCGAGATCCTGCAACTGCAGGACCTGCTGCACCGCAAGCCGCGGGAGCTGTCCGGCGGTCAGCGCCAGCGGGTGGCGATTGGCCGTGCCATGGCACGGGAGCCGCGCATCATGCTGTTCGACGAGCCCCTGTCCAACCTCGACGCCAGCCTGCGGGTGCAGATGCGCACCGAGATTGCCAAGCTGCACGCCCGCCTGCGCTCCACCATGATCTACGTGACCCACGACCAGGTGGAAGCCATGACCCTGGCGGACAAGATCGTGGTGCTGAACAAGGGCAATATCGAACAGGTGGGCACGCCGTTCGATCTCTACGAAAACCCGGAAAGCCTGTTTGTGGCCGGCTTTATCGGCTCGCCCAAGATGAACCTGCTCAAGGGCCGCCTGGCGCAGCCGGGCAAGGAGCTCAGCGAGGTGGCCCTGGAAGGCATCGGCCAGGTACGCTGCGCGTGCGACAGTTCGCGGCTGCAGGCCGATGCGCCGGTTACCCTGGGCGTGCGTCCGGAACACATGCAGTTGCGCAAGCCCGGCGCCGACGAACAGGGTCTGGAGGTGATCAACGTGGAGTACCTGGGGAACGAGGCTTATGTCTACCTGGCGATCCCCAATGCGGCGGAACCGCTGGTGGTGCGCCAGCCGGTGCCCTGTCCGGTCACCGAAGGCCAGTACCTGTTGCCGGACGTGAAGCCCGAGTGTGCTCACCTGTTCGATGCTGAAGGCCGCTACCTGCGCCGTACCCGGGCGCCATCGCCGGACGAGACGGCGATGTCCGACATATCAGCCAGTGCAGGCCAATGA
- a CDS encoding LacI family DNA-binding transcriptional regulator, translated as MMGRDQTPDQTPPANEGRRLTVKLMAEKLNVSTATISNAFNRPDQLSEARRRWILDECKRLGYMGPNAAARSLRTGRTGNVGVMLADNLAYSLTDPVASEFLHGLAEVLDKKRMNMLLLSSQDAGNSYRSHLQESMVDGFIVYGWLTKRDTYERLLQQGKPMVAVDFDLEGCTWVNIDNYQGARASAEHALKVPPRNVSILGLRLVEQEDVCSIRGHDLFGETRAISVRRLNGYLDALGLAGYDISPDRIWSTPTNNHGDAYQAAYEALSQTPRPDLLLCMSDRLGLAAIQVALQMKLRIPEDLRIVGFDGIPEGNTLHPSLTTVYQQSAEKGRVAARIFLGEQEDQNVLIPTRLLVRESCP; from the coding sequence ATGATGGGCCGCGACCAGACGCCTGACCAGACCCCGCCGGCAAACGAAGGCCGGCGGCTGACGGTCAAGCTGATGGCGGAGAAGCTGAACGTCTCCACGGCAACCATCTCCAACGCCTTCAACCGGCCGGACCAGCTTTCCGAGGCCCGGCGCCGCTGGATCCTAGACGAGTGCAAGCGGCTCGGTTATATGGGCCCCAATGCCGCCGCGCGCAGCCTGCGCACCGGCCGCACGGGCAATGTCGGCGTGATGCTGGCGGACAACCTGGCCTACTCATTGACCGACCCGGTAGCCAGCGAATTTCTCCATGGCCTGGCCGAAGTGCTCGACAAGAAACGCATGAACATGCTGCTGCTCTCCAGCCAGGACGCCGGCAACAGCTACCGCAGCCACCTGCAGGAATCCATGGTGGACGGCTTTATCGTCTATGGTTGGCTCACCAAGCGTGATACCTACGAACGTTTGCTGCAGCAGGGCAAACCCATGGTGGCGGTGGATTTCGACCTGGAAGGCTGTACCTGGGTCAACATCGATAACTACCAGGGCGCCCGCGCCAGCGCCGAGCATGCCCTCAAGGTGCCGCCGAGAAACGTCAGCATCCTGGGCCTGCGCCTGGTGGAGCAGGAGGATGTGTGCAGCATCCGGGGCCATGACCTGTTCGGCGAGACCCGGGCGATTTCGGTCCGGCGCCTCAACGGCTATCTCGATGCGCTCGGCCTGGCAGGCTACGACATCTCGCCGGACCGCATCTGGTCGACGCCCACCAACAACCACGGCGATGCCTACCAGGCAGCCTACGAAGCCCTGTCGCAAACGCCGCGGCCGGACCTGCTGCTGTGCATGAGCGACCGGCTGGGGCTGGCGGCGATCCAGGTGGCACTGCAGATGAAGCTGCGTATCCCGGAAGACCTGCGCATCGTCGGCTTCGACGGTATTCCCGAGGGCAATACCCTGCATCCGTCATTGACCACGGTCTATCAGCAAAGCGCGGAAAAGGGTCGGGTGGCGGCGCGAATCTTCCTGGGGGAGCAGGAGGATCAGAACGTGCTAATTCCGACGCGGCTATTGGTGCGGGAGAGTTGTCCTTGA
- a CDS encoding C40 family peptidase, with translation MSIAALFRSPTQNRWLGLLLLASLGLGGCASNQSMAPYTPAPTVEPMDAKSAATAAQLWQVFDRYEGVPYSYGGTSARGFDCSGFILTAYREALGRQLPRTTGQMLATGDVIPRHQVRPGDVVFFRISGKDQHAGIYMGNNRFIHASTSVGVTESALDGYYWRDRYTQARRFE, from the coding sequence ATGTCCATCGCAGCTCTTTTCCGGTCCCCGACCCAAAACCGGTGGCTGGGTTTGCTGCTATTGGCCAGCCTTGGCCTCGGCGGCTGCGCCAGCAACCAGAGCATGGCGCCATACACACCCGCACCCACCGTCGAGCCGATGGACGCCAAAAGCGCTGCAACGGCTGCCCAGCTCTGGCAGGTCTTCGATCGTTACGAAGGGGTGCCCTATAGCTATGGTGGTACCTCGGCGCGGGGTTTTGACTGCTCCGGGTTCATTCTTACCGCCTACCGTGAGGCCCTGGGACGCCAGCTACCCCGCACCACCGGCCAGATGTTGGCCACAGGCGATGTCATCCCCCGCCATCAGGTGCGGCCCGGAGATGTGGTTTTCTTCCGTATAAGCGGCAAGGACCAACACGCCGGAATATACATGGGCAACAACCGTTTCATTCATGCGTCCACCTCAGTCGGTGTCACGGAATCGGCACTGGATGGGTATTACTGGCGTGACCGTTACACCCAGGCCCGGCGGTTCGAATAG
- a CDS encoding GGDEF domain-containing protein, which yields MISALERFWLLGTQGKPARLVRQIALSNQIGILGALATLPYQVFYLLYDIELYWPVFVCNLVFMAVYLAVPLINRRGDHSRARNLVLINGCTQIFVVTFFIGGGAGIHLFYFAIGSIQALIFRRHHSWLLVAVLAGVIALFMICEFVFTEGVTPLPPAMVPFIFTISVIGTMALSGSFSHLFRTEIDRAEERLIRNNRDLEKLSTTDQLTGLANRRSLDQFLASADLPGGIASAQPLSVLMCDVDCFKPYNDYYGHQAGDDCLRRIAQTLTDVVRRPTDLVVRYGGEEFVVVLPHTAEADASVIAERVREAVDQLQIPHAASTVADHVTLSIGLSALGREESRRAAQVFSRADQALYEAKTQGRNRVVVGT from the coding sequence ATGATTTCAGCACTCGAAAGGTTCTGGTTGCTTGGCACCCAGGGCAAGCCTGCGCGTCTGGTTCGACAGATTGCGCTCAGTAACCAGATCGGCATTCTTGGGGCGCTGGCCACCCTGCCGTATCAGGTCTTTTACCTTCTCTACGATATCGAACTGTATTGGCCGGTTTTCGTCTGCAATCTCGTGTTCATGGCCGTGTATCTGGCGGTGCCGTTAATCAATCGGCGCGGCGACCACAGCCGGGCGCGCAACCTGGTGCTGATAAACGGCTGCACACAGATCTTTGTCGTCACTTTTTTCATTGGCGGCGGGGCGGGCATCCACCTGTTCTATTTCGCCATCGGGAGCATCCAGGCACTGATATTCCGACGCCACCATTCGTGGTTATTGGTGGCGGTGCTGGCGGGGGTGATCGCGCTCTTCATGATTTGCGAATTTGTCTTTACAGAGGGTGTGACGCCTTTGCCTCCGGCAATGGTGCCGTTCATCTTCACGATCAGTGTCATTGGCACCATGGCGCTCAGTGGCAGCTTTTCTCATCTATTCCGTACAGAGATCGACCGGGCTGAGGAGCGACTGATTCGTAACAATCGCGATCTGGAGAAACTCAGCACGACCGACCAGTTGACCGGGCTCGCCAATCGGCGCAGCCTCGACCAGTTCCTGGCCAGTGCCGATCTACCGGGCGGCATTGCTTCAGCTCAGCCGCTATCTGTCTTGATGTGCGATGTGGACTGTTTCAAGCCCTACAATGACTATTACGGCCACCAGGCCGGAGATGATTGTCTGCGCCGTATCGCCCAAACCCTGACCGACGTGGTGCGCCGGCCCACCGACCTAGTGGTGCGCTATGGCGGCGAGGAATTTGTCGTGGTGCTGCCCCATACCGCCGAAGCGGACGCGTCCGTTATCGCGGAAAGGGTCCGCGAAGCGGTGGACCAGCTACAGATTCCCCACGCGGCCTCGACGGTTGCTGACCATGTGACTCTGAGTATCGGCCTGAGTGCCCTCGGCCGCGAGGAAAGCCGGCGCGCCGCGCAGGTATTCTCACGAGCCGACCAGGCGCTTTATGAGGCCAAGACCCAGGGCCGCAACCGCGTGGTCGTCGGTACCTGA
- a CDS encoding branched-chain amino acid aminotransferase, with translation MEEATLDNPQTTAKPAPFGTVFADTMTVTRYVDGVWSEVESIPVAPLSIHPGAHVLHYASTCFEGLKAFRMPDGDVRIFRLDRHLARLQQSAGLVCLPAPPTDVVEQMVRQTVAESRNILPTPPGALYLRPTLIGTETNIGAAGAASTEAMFYVLASPVGDYFSGGGRPLSILIEDQQMRSAPGFGQAKTGGNYASALRHVIRGRNEQGVDQVLFCPNGDVQETGASNFFLVNDRQLLTKPLDSSFLHGVTRDSVVTLASHLGYEVIERDFTVDDIKDWIKTGEAMLSGTAAVLAGVGKFVHDGREYVVNDGKIGPNTQRLREALVGIQTGTDEDVFGWLS, from the coding sequence ATGGAAGAGGCAACGCTAGATAACCCCCAGACCACCGCCAAACCGGCGCCTTTCGGCACCGTGTTCGCCGATACCATGACCGTCACCCGCTATGTGGATGGCGTATGGTCGGAGGTGGAGTCTATTCCGGTAGCGCCTCTTTCCATTCATCCCGGCGCGCACGTGCTGCATTATGCCAGCACCTGCTTCGAGGGGCTCAAGGCGTTCCGGATGCCGGACGGCGACGTACGGATCTTCCGCCTGGATCGCCACCTGGCGCGTCTCCAGCAGAGTGCCGGTCTGGTCTGTCTGCCGGCGCCGCCCACCGATGTCGTCGAGCAAATGGTGCGCCAGACTGTCGCCGAAAGCCGCAACATCCTGCCGACCCCACCCGGTGCCTTGTACCTGCGGCCCACGCTGATCGGCACCGAAACCAATATCGGAGCCGCTGGTGCCGCCTCTACCGAGGCGATGTTCTACGTACTGGCGTCCCCTGTAGGCGACTACTTCTCCGGTGGCGGTCGCCCGCTGTCGATCCTGATCGAAGATCAGCAGATGCGCAGCGCGCCCGGTTTCGGCCAGGCCAAGACCGGCGGCAATTACGCTTCGGCCCTGCGCCACGTGATCCGGGGCCGCAATGAACAGGGTGTGGACCAGGTGCTGTTCTGCCCCAACGGCGATGTGCAGGAAACCGGCGCGTCCAACTTCTTCCTGGTCAACGATCGGCAATTGCTGACCAAACCGCTGGACAGCTCGTTCCTTCACGGCGTAACGCGGGATTCAGTGGTGACCCTGGCCAGCCACCTGGGCTATGAGGTGATCGAGCGGGACTTCACCGTCGATGACATCAAGGACTGGATCAAGACCGGCGAGGCTATGTTGTCGGGCACTGCTGCCGTGCTCGCTGGCGTGGGCAAATTCGTTCACGATGGGCGGGAGTACGTGGTCAACGATGGCAAGATCGGTCCCAATACCCAGCGCCTGCGTGAAGCACTGGTTGGCATCCAGACCGGTACTGACGAGGATGTATTTGGCTGGCTGTCCTGA
- a CDS encoding xanthine dehydrogenase family protein molybdopterin-binding subunit: protein MSENAASKPNAAIIGAGPKRIDGRLKVTGSAPYASDHQPENMVYGHGVFSTIASGKIRNIDLGEAKASPGVIDIFHHGHFPELYHTPSSMAQQNKVEETRLPFEDDTVYYAGQFVALVVADTFENARAAAYKVKVDYEEHDAIANLDQAVKAHGTQPTGSQNNHQRGDADAAFGNAAHTIDVTYHTSVETHNPMEMHATVAEWRDDQLKVYEASQAVLQERGALAKIFGIAPNQVEVISPFIGSGFGSKLWMWPHAVTAAAAAKMLDRPVQVVVPRNQMFTTTGHRPETRQRLRLGTDDNGKLVSISHDSINTTSFTDQYVETCGAMTKALYGCEDVTVTHETTQVNRGTPTSMRAPGATPGLFALESAIDEMAVAAGIDPLEFRMNNYSERDQSKDLPWSSNKIREATQQAAESFGWSKRSPEIGSMRDGNEIIGWGMAACNWEALRRACDARVSLRADGTAYVTCATQDIGTGTYTVVAQAVSSVTGLPVEKITVKLGDTAYPEGPISGGSWATATTLPAVAKATRLAIDQLMDHATGKKSPLEGAKAEDLSFANGKLHHSDGRSVDFTEVLASQRLASADGEGHTGGADTDSYSFRSFGAHFVEIRWDPGISNLRVSRVVSAIDVGQVINSKTSRNQVEGSLVMGIGSALFEGTEYDARNGIPVNNNYAEYLVPTHADQPPEMEVILLDYPDYAFNEFGARGIGEIGITGVSAAIANAIYHATGKRIRELPIRKEKLMENVPSATA, encoded by the coding sequence ATGAGTGAAAATGCAGCCTCAAAACCCAATGCCGCCATCATCGGTGCCGGGCCCAAGCGAATCGACGGGCGCCTGAAGGTCACAGGCAGTGCCCCTTACGCGTCGGATCACCAGCCGGAGAACATGGTCTACGGCCACGGCGTGTTCAGCACGATTGCCAGCGGGAAGATCAGGAATATCGACCTGGGCGAGGCGAAAGCCTCTCCCGGGGTGATCGATATTTTCCACCACGGTCACTTCCCCGAGCTTTACCACACGCCCTCGTCCATGGCCCAGCAGAACAAGGTGGAGGAGACTCGCCTGCCGTTCGAGGACGACACCGTCTACTACGCCGGGCAGTTCGTCGCACTCGTGGTGGCCGATACCTTCGAGAACGCCCGGGCGGCGGCTTACAAGGTGAAGGTGGACTACGAAGAGCACGACGCGATCGCCAACCTCGACCAGGCGGTCAAGGCCCATGGCACCCAGCCCACCGGCAGCCAGAACAACCACCAGCGCGGCGACGCCGATGCCGCGTTTGGTAACGCCGCTCATACCATCGACGTGACCTACCACACCTCGGTAGAGACCCATAACCCGATGGAGATGCACGCCACCGTCGCCGAGTGGCGCGACGACCAGCTCAAGGTCTACGAGGCCTCCCAGGCGGTGCTGCAGGAGCGTGGCGCGCTGGCCAAGATCTTCGGCATCGCACCGAACCAGGTGGAGGTGATTTCACCGTTCATCGGATCTGGCTTTGGCAGCAAGCTGTGGATGTGGCCCCATGCCGTCACGGCCGCCGCGGCGGCAAAAATGCTGGATCGCCCGGTGCAGGTGGTGGTTCCGCGTAACCAGATGTTCACCACGACCGGCCATCGCCCTGAAACCCGCCAGCGCCTGCGGCTGGGTACGGATGACAACGGCAAGCTGGTGTCGATCAGCCATGACTCGATCAACACCACCTCGTTCACCGATCAGTACGTGGAAACCTGTGGCGCCATGACCAAGGCCCTCTATGGTTGCGAGGATGTCACCGTGACTCACGAAACCACGCAGGTGAACCGTGGCACACCCACGTCCATGCGCGCCCCTGGCGCGACGCCCGGGCTGTTTGCCCTGGAGTCGGCCATCGACGAAATGGCCGTTGCGGCGGGTATCGATCCACTCGAGTTCCGCATGAACAACTACTCCGAGCGGGATCAGTCCAAGGACCTGCCCTGGTCCAGCAACAAGATCCGCGAAGCGACTCAGCAGGCGGCGGAGAGCTTTGGCTGGTCGAAGCGGAGCCCCGAGATCGGTTCGATGCGGGATGGCAACGAGATCATCGGCTGGGGTATGGCCGCCTGCAACTGGGAGGCCCTGCGTCGAGCCTGCGATGCCCGCGTATCCTTGCGGGCCGACGGTACCGCCTATGTGACCTGCGCCACGCAGGATATCGGCACCGGTACCTATACCGTGGTGGCCCAGGCGGTCAGCAGCGTGACCGGGTTGCCGGTGGAGAAGATCACGGTCAAGTTGGGCGATACCGCCTATCCGGAAGGCCCGATCTCGGGTGGCTCCTGGGCCACGGCCACCACCTTGCCGGCGGTCGCCAAAGCCACGAGACTGGCTATCGACCAGCTCATGGATCATGCCACTGGCAAGAAAAGTCCACTCGAAGGCGCCAAGGCCGAAGACCTGTCGTTCGCCAACGGTAAGCTGCACCACAGTGACGGCCGGTCGGTGGACTTTACCGAGGTCCTGGCAAGCCAACGCCTCGCCAGTGCCGATGGTGAAGGCCATACCGGTGGCGCGGATACGGACAGCTACTCGTTCCGCTCCTTTGGCGCGCACTTCGTGGAGATTCGCTGGGATCCGGGCATCTCCAACCTACGGGTCAGCCGTGTGGTCAGTGCCATCGACGTGGGGCAGGTCATCAACTCGAAAACCTCACGCAACCAGGTCGAAGGCTCGCTGGTGATGGGCATTGGTAGCGCACTGTTCGAGGGTACGGAGTACGATGCGCGCAACGGTATCCCGGTCAACAACAATTACGCCGAATACCTGGTGCCCACCCACGCTGACCAACCGCCGGAAATGGAGGTGATTCTGCTGGATTACCCGGATTACGCGTTCAACGAGTTCGGCGCGCGGGGTATTGGCGAGATTGGCATTACTGGAGTGAGCGCCGCCATTGCCAACGCGATCTATCACGCCACCGGCAAACGCATCCGGGAACTGCCGATCCGCAAGGAGAAGCTGATGGAGAATGTGCCGTCGGCGACGGCCTAG